A single window of Kitasatospora sp. HUAS MG31 DNA harbors:
- a CDS encoding glycosyltransferase family 87 protein: MAQAPTPVTQWGIPQAGPFRWTRPATWPREALALAGYWTASRMVMVGMLRSGKAEQAIEVHRTYYGWYEVLSTGTFPVDDVTWQYPPGAALAMLAPGLLPFLTYLQAFAVLMLVTDAVTQAALIRVSLRRNGGYHRGRSTAGAWMWALALPLLLGLPYGRYDLPVTALAMAALLLLPSRPRIGGVVAGIGAMVKVWPALALLGAPRGRGTRQAWTAMGVSALVLLAVLAVLFDNTFGFLTAQQGRGVEIESLGGTVLQVARLFGWPGEVEQHYGSLEFLGPHVHRIAKASLLLTAAAFGWLLLWRWRARRWSPATPYDAALTAVLLFTVTSRVISPQYLIWLIGLAAVCLTVRGSSQRPVAVLILLAVAVTTVDYPLFFDAMISGGWRPTVVILVRNGLLLTASLWSAGRLWRASVSTVPVLREARQPRRGPIRAA, translated from the coding sequence GTGGCCCAGGCCCCGACCCCGGTCACCCAGTGGGGCATCCCGCAGGCGGGCCCGTTCCGCTGGACGCGCCCGGCCACCTGGCCGCGCGAGGCGCTGGCCCTGGCCGGGTACTGGACGGCCAGCCGGATGGTGATGGTCGGCATGCTGCGGTCGGGCAAGGCCGAGCAGGCGATCGAGGTGCACCGGACGTACTACGGCTGGTACGAGGTGCTGTCCACCGGCACGTTCCCGGTGGACGACGTGACCTGGCAGTACCCGCCGGGGGCTGCGCTGGCGATGCTGGCGCCGGGCCTGCTGCCGTTCCTGACGTACCTCCAGGCGTTCGCGGTGCTGATGCTGGTGACGGACGCGGTCACCCAGGCCGCGCTGATCCGGGTCTCGTTGCGCCGCAACGGCGGTTACCACCGCGGGCGTTCGACCGCGGGGGCGTGGATGTGGGCGCTCGCCCTGCCGCTGCTGCTGGGCCTGCCGTACGGCCGGTACGACCTGCCGGTGACCGCGCTGGCGATGGCGGCGCTGCTGCTGCTGCCGAGCCGGCCGCGGATCGGCGGGGTGGTGGCGGGGATCGGGGCGATGGTGAAGGTGTGGCCCGCGCTGGCCCTGCTGGGCGCGCCGCGCGGGCGCGGAACCCGGCAGGCGTGGACGGCGATGGGTGTCTCGGCGCTGGTCCTGCTGGCGGTGCTGGCGGTGCTGTTCGACAACACCTTCGGGTTCCTGACGGCCCAGCAGGGCCGCGGGGTGGAGATCGAGTCGCTGGGCGGAACGGTGCTGCAGGTGGCCCGGCTGTTCGGCTGGCCGGGCGAGGTGGAACAGCACTACGGCTCGCTGGAGTTCCTCGGCCCGCACGTACACCGGATCGCCAAGGCGTCGCTGCTGCTGACCGCCGCCGCGTTCGGCTGGCTGCTGCTGTGGCGGTGGCGGGCCCGCCGGTGGAGCCCGGCCACGCCGTACGACGCGGCGCTGACGGCGGTGCTGCTGTTCACCGTGACCAGCCGGGTGATCAGCCCGCAGTACCTGATCTGGCTGATCGGGCTGGCGGCGGTCTGCCTGACCGTCCGGGGGTCCTCGCAGCGGCCGGTGGCGGTGCTGATCCTGCTGGCGGTGGCCGTGACCACGGTGGACTATCCGCTGTTCTTCGACGCGATGATCTCGGGGGGTTGGCGGCCGACGGTGGTGATCCTGGTCCGCAACGGCCTGCTGCTCACCGCCTCGCTGTGGTCCGCGGGCCGGCTGTGGCGGGCCTCGGTCTCCACCGTCCCGGTGCTGCGGGAGGCCCGGCAGCCGCGCCGCGGGCCGATCCGTGCGGCCTGA
- a CDS encoding cupin domain-containing protein: protein MPVVRSTEAVVHEIHGARFLSYARQETGSTALRAWRLEIPAGTEGVEHTVSHEEVLLLLTGTPVVTLDGAATAPDPTDAVIVPAGTRLKVDNPGPGPVTAWVTTSAGLQATLPDGTTITPPWAG, encoded by the coding sequence GTGCCAGTCGTCCGCTCCACCGAGGCCGTCGTCCACGAGATCCACGGCGCCCGCTTCCTCTCTTACGCCCGCCAGGAGACCGGCAGCACCGCGCTCCGCGCCTGGCGGCTGGAGATACCCGCCGGCACCGAGGGCGTCGAGCACACCGTCAGCCACGAGGAGGTCCTGCTGCTGCTCACCGGCACCCCCGTCGTCACCCTGGACGGAGCGGCCACCGCCCCGGACCCGACCGACGCCGTCATCGTCCCGGCCGGCACCCGGCTGAAGGTCGACAACCCGGGCCCCGGCCCCGTCACCGCCTGGGTCACCACCTCCGCCGGCCTCCAGGCCACCCTCCC
- a CDS encoding MarR family winged helix-turn-helix transcriptional regulator translates to MNDAADHAGSETVAASLPPLILGLASDLVRAIDAGVHARGFEDLRPAHGFAFVRLAPGDATVGDLAEHLGVTKQAASQMVDELVRKGYVERRPHPTDARARLVVLTERGWACTRAADEAAAEAVRPWAAALGDPRLRELRDDLVRLAPSGRLRPIW, encoded by the coding sequence ATGAACGACGCCGCTGACCACGCCGGGTCCGAAACCGTCGCCGCGAGCCTTCCCCCGCTCATCCTCGGGCTGGCGTCCGACCTGGTCAGGGCCATCGACGCGGGGGTGCACGCCCGCGGCTTCGAGGACCTGCGGCCCGCCCACGGCTTCGCCTTCGTCCGCCTCGCCCCGGGCGACGCCACCGTCGGGGACCTCGCCGAGCACCTGGGCGTCACCAAGCAGGCGGCCAGCCAGATGGTCGACGAGCTGGTGCGCAAGGGCTATGTGGAACGCCGGCCGCACCCCACCGACGCCCGGGCCCGGCTGGTCGTGCTCACCGAACGCGGCTGGGCCTGCACCCGGGCCGCCGACGAGGCGGCCGCCGAGGCCGTCCGACCCTGGGCCGCGGCGCTCGGCGACCCGCGGCTGCGCGAACTCCGGGACGACCTGGTCCGGTTGGCTCCCAGCGGGCGGCTCCGGCCGATCTGGTAG